ATATACAAACATTTTCATCAGAACATTAGCTCTCACCTCTCTCCCAAAATCTCCTCTGCTCTATTTTGTTTATGCCACAGCAGAGATGCTGCGGTTTCGCCTATCAGAGTTGAGGCAATCAAAGCCTTCGATTCGAACTGCAGCGGGTTTGTGCCCAGATGAAATTGGGGCACATCCTCTCACTTTCCGGGCGGAGGGCGAGGGTGGTGCAACAGGAGGAAATGCAGTGATATTCTCATTGCCAAAGTGCTCATCTTGGACTACAGGATTTGAAGCCCTACTTGGTGGAGATCCACTAAAAAATGGTGGCGATGAAGCTACTTGGTTGCAGTAGGGCCTCTCAGAACAATTTCCCTATTACAACAGCATGGAAAAACAAATAAGTCAGATATAGTTTACAGGAAAGGT
This is a stretch of genomic DNA from Carya illinoinensis cultivar Pawnee chromosome 15, C.illinoinensisPawnee_v1, whole genome shotgun sequence. It encodes these proteins:
- the LOC122297247 gene encoding uncharacterized protein LOC122297247, whose product is MAGCKEEVRMRMEGCSVVCPKPRRLDLGLFDSTFHDHHHFRPSSFRWPINNNHRTEIGDSKAGTELLDIILAKGNCSERPYCNQVASSPPFFSGSPPSRASNPVVQDEHFGNENITAFPPVAPPSPSARKVRGCAPISSGHKPAAVRIEGFDCLNSDRRNRSISAVA